In the genome of Paenarthrobacter ureafaciens, the window GCGAACAGGTGCGCCTTCGCCGGCATGGCGGAACGGTTCGAGCTCTTCGTCCCACGCTTCGCCGAGGGCAAGGGAAAGCTCATGATAGACCGCCGAAGGATCGCCGGCACCGGACTCGTAGGCGTAACGAATGCGGTCTTCGCTGACCATGACGTTGCCGTGGACATCGGTGACGGCGTGGAAGATTCCGAGTTCGGGCGTGTGGGACCATCGGGCACCGTCCACCCCGGGACTCGGCTCCTCGGTCACTTCGTACCGCAGGTGTGCCCAGCCCCTGAGCGCAGAGGCCAGTTGGGCACCCGTGCCCGGCTGGCCA includes:
- a CDS encoding DUF3145 domain-containing protein, with the protein product MSIATTRGVLFVHSAPTALCPHVEWAIGSVVDKRTDLEWTPQPAAPGMFRAELSWVGQPGTGAQLASALRGWAHLRYEVTEEPSPGVDGARWSHTPELGIFHAVTDVHGNVMVSEDRIRYAYESGAGDPSAVYHELSLALGEAWDEELEPFRHAGEGAPVRWLHQVG